The following are encoded together in the Triticum dicoccoides isolate Atlit2015 ecotype Zavitan chromosome 6B, WEW_v2.0, whole genome shotgun sequence genome:
- the LOC119325599 gene encoding glycine-rich cell wall structural protein-like, translating to MIQCSTKTHSVEKRVRPASMATFKGFLLVFALLLAAAFLVASAEETQAKKEEPTADVQDYYRGGGGYPGRGYPGRGRGGGYYPYPGRGGGGYPGRGGGGYCRWGCCGRGYYGGCRCCSRADEVPEPMYRAEAEVHH from the exons ATGATACAGTGTTCGACTAAGACACATAGCGTGGAGAAGAGGGTTCGACCGGCGTCAATGGCGACGTTCAAGGGTTTCCTCCTCGTGTTTGCTCTCCTGCTTGCTGCTGCTTTCCTCGTCGCCTCGGCCGAAGAAACTC AGGCCAAGAAGGAGGAGCCGACGGCCGACGTGCAGGACTACTaccgtggcggcggcggctacccgGGCCGTGGTTATCCCGGGCGTGGTCGCGGAGGAGGGTACTACCCGTACCCTGGCCGCGGAGGAGGCGGGTACccaggccgcggcggcggcgggtacTGCCGGTGGGGCTGCTGCGGCCGCGGGTACTACGGCGGCTGCCGGTGCTGCTCGCGCGCCGACGAGGTCCCGGAGCCCATGTACCGCGCTGAGGCGGAGGTGCACCACTGA